In Thermococcus sp. EP1, one genomic interval encodes:
- a CDS encoding DUF835 domain-containing protein, translating to MDFIPYINFISRWLLFLAVTYKALKSKEKRWGLIATALFINALDIESYILEPLGVDIKTEAYEIASQLPGFLMATFLVWGGIQLKKERSEFKDVAYLGFFAVAAYIWIFLSATDFFDRFSHSFTIKLSFPYLAFGFSLIYIGYILRSYIVAKKSLEELFPWGLALLGAINLTYPVTRNIEWLVPIAFLLAAIFRFMAAVGALKFAIFPAKMAVFEKPQKEHPTEIKGIFLFNSKKELKRSLPTFFSENVIMITRNPPKTDDLDNVLVYWLTKIESDTIKQDGKIYPISPAKIDILIDLLTRNLESGYNAIYVDGFEYLVVENGFESAAKFLFGLRDRVMSNDKALAVVLDPRTLDDRQLALLERELRLQ from the coding sequence ATGGATTTCATCCCCTATATCAACTTTATTTCAAGATGGTTGTTGTTCCTAGCCGTAACATATAAAGCATTGAAAAGTAAAGAAAAACGATGGGGGCTAATAGCTACAGCTCTTTTTATAAACGCTCTCGATATAGAGAGTTATATCTTAGAACCTTTAGGAGTCGATATAAAAACCGAGGCATATGAGATAGCTTCCCAGCTCCCAGGTTTTCTAATGGCCACATTTTTAGTATGGGGAGGAATACAACTCAAAAAGGAAAGAAGTGAATTTAAGGATGTTGCATATTTAGGGTTTTTTGCCGTTGCTGCATACATATGGATCTTTCTATCAGCCACAGACTTTTTTGACAGATTTTCACACTCATTTACAATAAAACTCTCATTTCCATATCTCGCCTTTGGGTTTTCATTGATCTACATTGGATACATACTAAGAAGTTATATAGTGGCAAAAAAGAGTCTTGAAGAGCTATTCCCTTGGGGACTGGCCCTTTTAGGAGCAATAAACCTAACCTATCCAGTCACCCGAAATATCGAATGGCTTGTTCCCATAGCATTCCTACTTGCAGCCATTTTCAGGTTTATGGCTGCTGTTGGAGCTCTGAAATTTGCTATATTTCCTGCAAAAATGGCCGTATTTGAAAAACCACAGAAAGAACATCCAACAGAGATTAAAGGGATTTTTCTATTTAATAGCAAAAAAGAACTTAAGAGAAGTCTCCCAACATTCTTCAGCGAGAATGTAATAATGATAACAAGGAATCCACCAAAAACAGATGACTTAGATAATGTGCTAGTTTACTGGCTCACTAAGATAGAAAGTGATACTATCAAACAAGATGGGAAGATTTACCCCATCTCTCCTGCAAAAATAGACATCTTGATAGACCTTTTAACTAGAAACCTTGAAAGCGGCTACAATGCCATTTATGTAGATGGATTCGAGTATTTAGTGGTGGAAAATGGATTCGAGAGTGCAGCAAAATTTTTATTCGGGCTTAGGGACAGGGTAATGAGTAATGACAAAGCTCTAGCCGTTGTTTTAGACCCAAGAACACTAGATGATAGACAATTAGCACTTCTTGAAAGAGAACTTCGACTCCAATAG
- a CDS encoding undecaprenyl-diphosphate phosphatase: MEYYQAVFIGILQGITEWLPISSSGQVMLSLINFIKISPEDAYSYSLILHLGTLMALLFKFRYDLGKIMFKLLLFRWDEEEKFLFYSTLFTGLIGLPLYKGFKSIVSSFNPEAVNGIIGIALILTGIMLKKSQEAPLERFEKGLKKEKDEVTIVDAIIAGIAQGVAVIPGISRSGMTIGSLLLLGIKQEKAVRLSFLMAAPAIIGALFLELPEASRTSEPLSLPLTSILSAFIVSLLMLELMMKLAKRLNFSRFCIFFGFIALIASLVGVLT; this comes from the coding sequence ATGGAGTATTATCAAGCAGTTTTTATTGGAATACTTCAAGGGATTACAGAATGGCTACCAATAAGCAGCTCAGGCCAGGTTATGCTTTCACTTATTAATTTCATAAAAATCTCTCCAGAAGATGCTTACTCTTATTCACTTATTCTACATTTGGGAACACTGATGGCATTGCTTTTTAAATTTAGATATGATTTAGGCAAAATTATGTTCAAACTCCTTCTTTTTAGGTGGGATGAGGAGGAAAAGTTTCTATTCTATTCCACATTATTTACCGGACTAATAGGCCTTCCATTATACAAAGGATTTAAATCCATTGTCTCGTCGTTTAACCCAGAAGCTGTAAATGGTATAATTGGTATAGCATTGATTCTCACAGGGATAATGTTAAAGAAAAGCCAAGAAGCGCCTTTAGAGAGATTTGAAAAAGGTCTCAAGAAAGAAAAAGATGAAGTCACAATAGTGGACGCAATAATAGCAGGAATAGCCCAAGGAGTAGCAGTTATTCCTGGTATATCAAGATCAGGAATGACGATAGGAAGTTTGTTACTTTTAGGTATAAAGCAAGAAAAAGCTGTTAGATTAAGCTTTTTAATGGCAGCCCCAGCTATAATTGGAGCCCTATTTCTGGAATTACCTGAGGCCTCAAGAACATCTGAACCTCTTTCTTTACCTTTAACTTCCATACTTAGTGCATTCATTGTAAGTCTGCTTATGCTCGAGCTTATGATGAAACTCGCCAAGCGCCTTAATTTCTCAAGATTCTGCATCTTCTTTGGATTTATAGCTCTAATAGCCTCTCTAGTGGGGGTGTTAACTTGA
- the glmU gene encoding bifunctional sugar-1-phosphate nucleotidylyltransferase/acetyltransferase, whose amino-acid sequence MKGVVLAAGKGERLRPLTDDRPKVMLKVANKSIIEHVLENIYPFVDEFIVVVRYYKEKLMEYLGDEYGGKPITYVEQVQGEGTAKAIYSAIKYTENEEFLAVNGDIYFEREGIKTLLQAFRKHNADAALLVKEFKDLSHFGMVEIEKESVKAIKEKPGAISGYANLGIYFFKPEVFEFIEKTSESERGEYEITDTINLMIKENKKVTYAVYEGYWNDIGRPWNLLELNEYLLKNHLKHNIKGIVEEGATIIPPVEIGEGTVVRSGAYIIGPVKIGKNSKIGPNCFIRPYTSIGNKCHVGNAVEIKNSIIMDHSNAPHLNYVGDSIIGENTNLGAGTITANLRHDNKNIKVEIKGKLEDSGRRKLGAIIGHNVKTGINVTIYPGRKIGSNSFVGPGLIVDKNIPPNVLVVAKQEKEIITR is encoded by the coding sequence TTGAAGGGTGTGGTACTTGCTGCAGGAAAAGGAGAAAGGTTAAGGCCTCTTACAGATGACAGACCCAAGGTAATGCTCAAAGTTGCTAATAAGTCAATAATAGAGCATGTATTGGAGAATATTTATCCATTTGTAGATGAATTTATAGTTGTTGTGAGATACTATAAGGAGAAGTTAATGGAGTATCTCGGAGACGAATACGGAGGAAAACCTATAACTTACGTTGAGCAAGTACAGGGAGAAGGAACCGCGAAGGCAATATACTCTGCAATTAAATATACAGAAAATGAAGAGTTTTTAGCTGTTAATGGGGACATATACTTTGAGAGAGAAGGTATAAAGACCCTTCTCCAAGCATTTAGAAAACACAATGCCGATGCTGCTTTATTGGTAAAAGAATTTAAAGACTTGAGCCATTTTGGAATGGTAGAAATTGAAAAGGAATCTGTAAAAGCAATAAAGGAAAAACCCGGCGCTATAAGTGGATACGCAAATTTAGGGATTTATTTCTTCAAGCCAGAAGTTTTTGAATTCATCGAAAAAACCAGTGAAAGCGAACGTGGAGAATACGAAATTACAGATACAATAAACCTCATGATTAAAGAAAACAAGAAAGTTACTTACGCAGTTTATGAAGGGTACTGGAATGATATTGGTAGACCATGGAACCTTCTTGAGCTGAACGAATACCTCCTCAAAAACCATCTTAAACACAATATAAAAGGTATTGTGGAGGAAGGAGCTACTATCATCCCACCTGTAGAGATCGGAGAAGGAACTGTTGTACGAAGCGGAGCTTACATTATAGGGCCAGTGAAAATTGGGAAAAACTCAAAAATAGGTCCCAATTGCTTTATCCGTCCCTATACTAGTATAGGAAACAAATGTCATGTTGGAAATGCAGTCGAAATCAAAAACTCAATAATAATGGATCACAGCAACGCTCCCCATCTGAATTACGTAGGTGATTCTATAATTGGAGAAAATACAAATCTTGGAGCTGGAACAATTACCGCTAACTTACGACATGACAATAAAAATATAAAGGTCGAAATAAAAGGTAAACTTGAAGATAGTGGTAGAAGAAAGCTTGGGGCAATAATAGGCCATAACGTGAAAACTGGAATTAACGTCACTATATACCCTGGCAGAAAGATAGGAAGCAACTCATTTGTTGGCCCGGGATTAATAGTTGATAAAAACATTCCCCCAAATGTGCTGGTTGTAGCTAAACAGGAGAAAGAAATAATTACCCGGTGA